The following nucleotide sequence is from Zea mays cultivar B73 chromosome 1, Zm-B73-REFERENCE-NAM-5.0, whole genome shotgun sequence.
GTCTATTCCAGCTGCCCGTCAACTTTGCTGTCTCGAGCAGAGGAACGCGTCGACTGTTGTGTAGCTCCTGCCCCAAAGTTCTCTCCTACTCTTACAGGAACCCTGCCAGGAAGAAGATGCAGCTGCAGTCACCATTTGGGGGCGACGCGTACAACACCGATGAGTTCGAGCAGGCGGATCCGGAGTCCTATTCCAAGGAGTACGGGCTCTCGTTCGGCATCAGCCACTCGATCAGCACCGAGGACGGAATTCTTACTACCATATCAATCTCGACATCCACAATCCTCCACACATCACTGGTACATACACTTCCAGGTGCTTCAGTTCCAAGCCTTGCCATGCTGAGCTCGATGTCTCTGGTGCATGCCAGCTTAGGTGCACATCAGGTGTTTGAGGAATTGTCATCCTGCACCGACAACGTCTTCAACAATAGCATCGGCTTCACACCCGCGCTCATGGCTTATGGTATTGATATTCGTGTAATCCATGCTATCAAGTCAAGAAGAAGTCCTGTTGGTAAGGTACTGACAATTCTTCAAGCGAACTCTTTATCCTCTAAGGAAGTTGAGAGGCGATCATGCATTTCCTTGGAGGAATTCATATGTAATTACTTTTCGTGCGACACCCCCATCATAATTAGTGGCACCATCGATCATTGGCTTGCAAGGACAAAATGGAATGACATTGAGTACCTCAAGGAGATCGTTGGAGATCATATTTTCGCTGTTGAAGTTGGGAAAAATTACGTGTGTCGTGAGTGGAAGCAGGAGCTGATCACATTTTCTCAGTTGCTGGATAGAATGACGTCAATTGTCTGTTCATCAAACTTGACATATTGTGCTCAGCATCCATGGTTTGAGCAGTTAAAAGAGCTCAGTGAATACATGATGGTTACCGAATGTTGTTATGCTGGTGCAGGGGAACTCCAATCACTTAATGCTTGGTTTGGTCCAGAGGAGACAGTGGCACCATTGCACCATGATCCACATCACAACATCTTAGCTCAGGTCTTGGGCAAGAAGTATATTAGATTCTATCGTGCTGTCATAGCTGGGGACTCGTATCCACACACAGCGACTATGCTAAGCAGTACCAGTCAGGTAGACCTTGACAACATTGATTTGAAGGAGTTTCCAACGGTTGAAAGCCTGGAATTCATTGACTGCATATTGGTAGAGGGCGACCTGCTTTACATCCCTACTAAATGGTGGCACTACGTCAGATCTCTTCCCACCAGTTTCTCGGTTAGCTTTTGGTGGCACTACAAGGTTGTTGACTACTAGCTCGACCGTGGAAAATCTGGGTTTGATGTTTATAAGTATAGACTGTTGCGCATTGAGGGCCAAGAACCCATGGGTACTGTGAATTATCGAGTAGCTGACAGCAGCCTTAGATGTGTCAAGCTAGTAGTTTCTTTGCAACACTTACCGAGCACTGGTAGTAGCTCTGGTGATTGTGCTGTCTCGCTGAGAAGATGGCTCAAGTTACCAAGTGCAACATCACTTGAAGCGTCAACATCACTGGACTCGGAGGTTCATTCGGTACTGCTAGTTGGATCTGCTTTGCTGTGTTTAACCTCGGCCAAAGGCTTGTGGGTGTTCGGATCAATGCCTTTCTGCCAAAGCTTCTTTTTGACCCTTGAGTTCCAGATATTCTTAATCTCGTTATCAGTTCTTCTAGGCCACCTAGTTGTAACTTGGGACCACCTATTCATTGATGTGTCAGCAGTGCCCAACGCAAAGTATGTCTATGGACCAAGGCTGAGGCCTTACACCACCGAATCACAAGTGCTATGGGACCCTGGCGGTTTGCATCTGTTGCATCGACTTGAGGGCAAGTACCATCTCCAATTGCCAGCATCAAGTCGTATCCACCCGGTGGTTAATCTTTCCTAATTGAAGTTGGCAGCCAGCTTTCAGGGTACTGCTCATTCAGACTTACCTATAACACTACCTGATTTCAGCGTACCAATTCAGGTGTTGCAGACCCGAGGAGTAACAAAAGGTCATCGCCAAGTGCAGCAAGTGCTGGTGGAATGGTCTGGGCTACCCAAAGAATTAGCGACATGGGAAGATCGTGAAGTGTTGCAGTAGTTCTTTCAATTCATGCCTGCTTGGGGTCAAGCAGGTTCTCAAGGCGAGGGGAATGTCAGCAATGTGAGAGAACCAACCAGTCCCAAGTGAATGCGTCGGCCCAATGTCCGTGTGCAGGCCGAAGTGAGCCTAAACGTGTGTGTGGCGTAGCGCCTGCGTGCGCGAACTGGTGTGGCGTTTGTGTGTACGTAATGAACCTGATACATATATCTTGCCTAGGGAAGAAGGGAAGGAAACACATTCACTGAATATTGAATAGAACTGCTTCCTGTTGCCTTCGTTCTCCTCTCTCTGCTACCTTCGTCTTCCTCTCATTCTTCCCTAGATCTCTCCTCTTCTCCATTCCCTAGCAGTAgctaacaattggtatcagaggtttCGATCCTCGACAATTCGTCGCCATGGATCCTTCCTCGAGGACAGATTCGGTGCTTACGCTGGCACTAGCGAACCAAACGCGCTCCCTGCTCGCCGAGTTGGACACGCGCCTCCACTCCATCGACGCCAAGCGGGAGACTCGGGAGAGCGCTCTCGAGTCCCGGTCGGCTGAAGCCGCCCAATCCATGGCGGATTTCTCCTCCAACCTTCGCACAGACGTTGCAGCACACTTGACCGCCGCAGATGCTGTCGTCGACGCCTTGTTGGGTCAGATCGAAGCTGATGCGGTCACTCGGGTCTCCACCGCGTCTGCCAGCACGCCGTCGACCCCGGTTGTGGCCGTTGGGATCGCCATCGTCGCCGACAACTGGGGCGGGGGTTTCGACGGAGGTGAGGACTCAATTGAGCAGCACTACACCGTGCCATCCATCGTCGCCGACAATTGGGGCGGGCTCTTCGATGGCGATAACGTTGTTGCCAATGCCCTCGACGCCATCCCCACGGACACGCTCAGCCGCCTCACCTGCCTCGCCCGCCGCGACCATGCCGCCCTCCAGGAGCTCGAGTCACCACCAACAGACGAAGTCATGCGAGCCTGTGACGCCTTCCTCCTTCTggttggtggggaccatttcatgCCAGTGCTACGTGGCGCTCTGTTCGTCATCTGCTCCAGTTGCGTCAGTCTATTCCAGCTGCCCGTCAACTTTGCTGTCTCGAGCAGAGGAACGCGTCGACTGTTGTGTAGCTCCTGCCCCAAAGTTCTCTCCTACTCTTACAGGAACCCTGCCAGGAAGAAGATGCAGCTGCAGTCACCATTTGGGGGCGACGCGTACAACACCGATGAGTTCGAGCAGGCGGATCCGGAGTCCTATTCCAAGGAGTACGGGCTCTCGTTCGGCATCAGCCACTCGATCAGCACCGAGGACGGAATTCTTACTACCATATCAATCTCGACATCCACAATCCTCCACACATCACTGGTACATACACTTCCAGGTGCTTCAGTTCCAAGCCTTGCCATGCTGAGCTCGATGTCTCTGGTGCATGCCAGCTTAGGTGCACATCAGGTGTTTGAGGAATTGTCATCCTGCACCGACAACGTCTTCAACAATAGCATCGGCTTCACACCCGCGCTCATGGCTTATGGTATTGATATTCGTGTAATCCATGCTATCAAGTCAAGAAGAAGTCCTGTTGGTAAGGTACTGACAATTCTTCAAGCGAACTCTTTATCCTCTAAGGAAGTTGAGAGGCGATCATGCATTTCCTTGGAGGAATTCATATGTAATTACTTTTCGTGCGACACCCCCATCATAATTAGTGGCACCATCGATCATTGGCTTGCAAGGACAAAATGGAATGACATTGAGTACCTCAAGGAGATCGTTGGAGATCATATTTTCGCTGTTGAAGTTGGGAAAAATTACGTGTGTCGTGAGTGGAAGCAGGAGCTGATCACATTTTCTCAGTTGCTGGATAGAATGACGTCAATTGTCTGTTCATCAAACTTGACATATCGTGCTCAGCATCCATGGTTTGAGCAGTTAAAAGAGCTCAGTGAATACATGATGGTTACCGAATGTTGTTATGCTGGTGCAGGGGAACTCCAATCACTTAATGCTTGGTTTGGTCCAGAGGAGACAGTGGCACCATTGCACCATGATCCACATCACAACATCTTAGCTCAGGTCTTGGGCAAGAAGTATATTAGATTCTATCGTGCTGTCATAGCTGGGGACTCGTATCCACACACAGCGACTATGCTAAGCAGTACCAGTCAGGTAGACCTTGACAACATTGATTTGAAGGAGTTTCCAACGGTTGAAAGCCTGGAATTCATTGACTGCATATTGGTAGAGGGCGACCTGCTTTACATCCCTACTAAATGGTGGCACTACGTCAGATCTCTTCCCACCAGTTTCTCGGTTAGCTTTTGGTGGCACTACAAGGTTGTTGACTACTGGCTCGACCGTGGAAAATCTGGGTTTGATGTTTATAAGTATAGACTGTTGCGCATTGAGGGCCAAGAACCCATGGGTACTGTGAATTATCGAGTAGCTGACAGCAGCCTTAGATGTGTCAAGCTAGTAGTTTCTTTGCAACACTTACCGAGCACTGGCAGCAGCTCTGGTGATTGTGCTGTCTCGCTGAGAAGATGGCTCAAGTTACCAAGTGCAACATCACTTGAAGCGTCAACATCACTGGACTCAGAGGTTCATTCGGTACTGCTAGTTGGATCTGCTTTGCTGTGTTTAACCTCGGCCAAAGGCTTGTGGGTGTTCGGATCAATGCCTTTCTGCCAAAGCTTCTTTTTGACCCTTGAGTTCTAGATATTCTTAATCTCGTTATCAGTTCTTCTAGGCCACCTAGTTGTAACTTGGGACCACCTATTCATTGATGTGTCAACAGTACCAAACGCAAAGTATGTCTATGGACCAAGGCTGAGGCCTTACACCACCGAATCACAAGTGCTATGGGACCCTGGCGGTTTGCATCTGTTGCATCGACTTGAGGGCAAGTACCGTCTCCAATTGCCAGCATCAAGTCGTATCCACCCGGTGGTTAATATTTCCTAATTGAAGTTGGCAGCCGGCTTTCAGGGTACTGCTCATTCAGACTTACCTATAACACTACCTGATTTCAACGTACCAATTCAGGTGTTGCAGACCCGAGGAGTAACAAAAGGTCATCGCCAAGTGCAGCAAGTGCTGGTGGAATGGTCTGGGCTACCCAAAGAATTAGCGACATGGGAAGATCGTGAAGTGTTGCAGTAGTTCTTTCAATTCATGCCTGCTTGGGGTCAAGCAGGTTCTCAAGGCGAGGGAAATGTCAGCAATGTGAGAGAACCAACCAGTCCCAAGTGAATGCGTCGGCCCAATGTCCGTGTGCAGGCCGAAGTGAGCCTAAACGTGTGTGTGGCGTAGCGCCTGCGTGCGCGAACTGGTGTGGCGTTTGTGTGTACGTAATGAACCTGATACATATATCTTGCCTAGGGAAGAAGGGAAGGAAACACATTCACTGAATATTGAATAGAACTGCTTCCTGTTGCCTTCGTTCTCCTCTCTCTGCTACCTTCGTCTTCCTCTCATTCTTCCCTAGATCTCTCCTCTTCTCCATTCCCTAGCAGTAGCTAACAAAGTTCTCCATCATGGTGCAGTAGCGGTAGCGGCTCAACGATGGTAGAAACTGAAACAAGAGGTTGGTTCAAAATCCTTTAGATTGGGAAATATAATTCAATAAAATGATGATGATACTATGAGATTTCCTACTTGCTACTGCAGATTGGAAAGAAAAAATATACTCCATACGTCTCAAAATAGTAGTTGTTTTAGTTCTAGATTTATATATGTCCATATTCATATGGATAATTATGAATTAGAGAGAGAACACATATATTAATTATTGTATAAATTCAGTAAAAAGGTAAGACGAATTTTAATGAGGAACAGATGGAGTATAATCAAGCAATGCCAACTGCTCAGGGATACAGCTGTGATTGTGAGTGACCAACAGGTGTCCCCTATGCGAGTTCAGCAACTTGAAGAAAATTTGACTGAAATACTGGCCGATCAATGATTTTTGAAGATACTGTGTATTTTCATTTTCCACAACTTGCTCTAAGACATTCAAAACTAATGTCGCTAACCGTTAAAATAAAAACAATTACCTTCATAGGGATCAGTCATGACCTCATAAAACTGCCATGTCCCTTTGGTCTGCCATGATTCTTCGCAGTTCTCGCAAATGACCGGTTATCTCCTGGATACATTGTACTCCGTCACTGCTAACGTTAAGAGAACTTAGTATTTGCTTGAGAAAATCCTGATCAGCTTCAAGTGCCTTGAATCTTGCATTGAGGAGAGAAATGTCATGTTTAACACTTTTCGTAGTATGGATATTTCCATCATCTAAGTGGGAACATGAAGTGATATTCTTTTGcttctcaacagattcattttcATCTTTTGCGTGACTGTCCCTGAGCACGTATTTAATAGATTCATTCATTATCACCGTTGTGCTGAGAAGAAATTGATTCACTAATCAAGTCCTCCCCGAGGCAATGGTGAACTCTCCAGCTCTGAATTTCCTATATACTGGCTACTGCTCATCGAGCGAACACTCAATAGACTGTTGTGTAGAGCATCATTTGCACCACCCATATCAAGTTCATTTGTGGAGGGCATGCCTAGGGTTTCCTCCAATCTTTGCAAGGTGTTGAACGCTAAAAAGAGCAGTGCGGACGGTccagccctgaggccggacggtccgcggcccggATAGTTCGCGgtggtggtgcggacggtccgtgcgtgcgcagagtcagttagggttcctagtttctcgcgggatttgttacctaaaaccacaggattaactcgggaaacagtttgaagtggatccagacctcccctttatatagatgaagggctacggccgattggacCCCcaccaatcgatcaaatcaagtctatttctcgtttttatcttatgcaattaggagtagttctagtctagttctagtttagcctctcaatctccaaattctccgcttctcttcgactctacgtcgattagagcagtctaggtcggtctgctcgagcctagacatcacctaggatctctcctccccgacgggatcCCTCCcgtgagcgagatccaggcgccaccggcgaccttcgccgccccctgcgcacgcacggaccgtccggccccagggcacggaccgtccggctgtcaggcagggaacccaagCCTATGTTCCaggtcgcagaccgtccggtccctggccgcggaccgtccgcgcctctgcaGAAGGCACCGCCGCCGGtccgtgttgagtgattggcgcccccaAAAGAcaccaacatacttttggcgactccgccggggaaggtgtttagatctactaaaaatcaggccctcaaatggccgattctaaagatcacactgatatctccccggacaatatcctgaagccggctgttgaaagtctggcggccgatgagcaacagcaatacgaggactacatgcgtcaagcgaaggagaaattcttatcacaatacatggtggatcgccaccagaaagttgtcaaacatggagagaccgacatcgcatctcttctatcttcgcttcaagtccccaacgtaagtaaacccgacgacatccaatTTATCAAACAATATGTAGATTATCAgcagaatcaaatgaaacaacagattggagggttagaagagtcaattagaaaattaacgcatACGTTGGAGAAGtatgttgctcctagttttccatcatatgagactagtaacaggatatctatgtctaatacatcggcaacaaatgggcaTTTGCAGCCccaaccattatatggtatgccgatgaactcatatctagggcaagtaccaccaccgccatccctgcttggcagatcggcGCCCCTGAACACGGTCGGGCCGTCCGAGCTTCTGCCTGGACCATCCGGCCCATACACGGACCGTCCGGTTTGctctaccggacagtccggggccgcCCTAGGACCGTCGTCGTCCCTGCTTGGTAGATCGCGACCCTGGACGCGGTCGGACCGTCCAAGCTTCTACCCAGACCGTCCGAcccttacgcggaccgtccggctttctaTACCGAACAGTCCGGGGCTGTACCAGGGCTACCGCGTGGCGCCCCAATAATGGCGAACACGACCGGCCAGTTCGGATGTACCACCGTACAAACCGGATACACATATACAGAACCTGCTGTTGCACACCacgcaccaaattattacacaccacagtagcagtatgtttcgccctctgcatatttaaaccataatacaccatacaatcacagaccgatcaacactatcgatcggtcacggcaagatgg
It contains:
- the LOC103644446 gene encoding lysine-specific demethylase JMJ30-like yields the protein MQLQSPFGGDAYNTDEFEQADPESYSKEYGLSFGISHSISTEDGILTTISISTSTILHTSLVHTLPGASVPSLAMLSSMSLVHASLGAHQVFEELSSCTDNVFNNSIGFTPALMAYGIDIRVIHAIKSRRSPVGKVLTILQANSLSSKEVERRSCISLEEFICNYFSCDTPIIISGTIDHWLARTKWNDIEYLKEIVGDHIFAVEVGKNYVCREWKQELITFSQLLDRMTSIVCSSNLTYCAQHPWFEQLKELSEYMMVTECCYAGAGELQSLNAWFGPEETVAPLHHDPHHNILAQVLGKKYIRFYRAVIAGDSYPHTATMLSSTSQVDLDNIDLKEFPTVESLEFIDCILVEGDLLYIPTKWWHYVRSLPTSFSVSFWWHYKVVDY
- the LOC103631760 gene encoding uncharacterized protein, producing the protein MQLQSPFGGDAYNTDEFEQADPESYSKEYGLSFGISHSISTEDGILTTISISTSTILHTSLVHTLPGASVPSLAMLSSMSLVHASLGAHQVFEELSSCTDNVFNNSIGFTPALMAYGIDIRVIHAIKSRRSPVGKVLTILQANSLSSKEVERRSCISLEEFICNYFSCDTPIIISGTIDHWLARTKWNDIEYLKEIVGDHIFAVEVGKNYVCREWKQELITFSQLLDRMTSIVCSSNLTYRAQHPWFEQLKELSEYMMVTECCYAGAGELQSLNAWFGPEETVAPLHHDPHHNILAQVLGKKYIRFYRAVIAGDSYPHTATMLSSTSQVDLDNIDLKEFPTVESLEFIDCILVEGDLLYIPTKWWHYVRSLPTSFSVSFWWHYKVVDYWLDRGKSGFDVYKYRLLRIEGQEPMGTVNYRVADSSLRCVKLVVSLQHLPSTGSSSGDCAVSLRRWLKLPSATSLEASTSLDSEVHSVLLVGSALLCLTSAKGLWVFGSMPFCQSFFLTLEF